From the Hyphomicrobiaceae bacterium genome, the window ACGACACCCGCTCCCGCCCGTGGTGTCGGGGCGAGAAGTGCAGCACCGGCGGCATCTGCGAACAGCACGCTGCTGGCGCGGTCCTTGACGTTGATGCGCCGGGATAGAACGTTGGCCGCAATGACGAGGACAGGGCGTCCGTGTGTACGCACAAAGCCATCGGCCAGTGTCAGCGCGTAGATGAAGCCGCCGCACGCACCTGCCATATCGATGCCACCGGCGTTGGCGAGGCCTAGTCGATGGGCAACCAACGGTGCGGAGGGTGGCAGCAAATGATCGGGTGTGGAGGTGGCAAGCAGCAGCAACCCGACATCGTCCCGGGCAAGGCCAGAATTTCTTAACGCCATGTCGGCCGCAGCCACTGCCATGTCGGACAGCGCCTCGTCGTCAGCAACGTACCGCCGCGCTTTGATACCTGTGCGCCGTTCGATCCAACCCGGCTCCAATCCAAGCCGCTGCTCGATTTCCCCATTTGGGACGCGCCGCGCGGGCGCGTAATGCCCAAGTCCGAGAATC encodes:
- a CDS encoding beta-ketoacyl-ACP synthase III, with translation MSGVEILGLGHYAPARRVPNGEIEQRLGLEPGWIERRTGIKARRYVADDEALSDMAVAAADMALRNSGLARDDVGLLLLATSTPDHLLPPSAPLVAHRLGLANAGGIDMAGACGGFIYALTLADGFVRTHGRPVLVIAANVLSRRINVKDRASSVLFADAAGAALLAPTPRAGAGVVSAELASKGSGYDLIHIPGGGSRKPFSALASAQETLMIISDGQAVYSEAIDMMTKTAQTALTRANAKLEQITRFIPHQANQRMMDKVLKRLGLPPETLASTIAEHGNSSAATIPFTLSVCAAEKPLKQEEMLLLTAAGAGLTGGAVVWRC